A window of Ictidomys tridecemlineatus isolate mIctTri1 chromosome 15, mIctTri1.hap1, whole genome shotgun sequence contains these coding sequences:
- the LOC144370804 gene encoding cell adhesion molecule CEACAM7-like isoform X2 has product MQPPSACPCRGGIPWQGVLLAVSLLTFWNPHPTAPLTIEPVPFDAAEGRDVLLLIHNASQNTIGYNWFKGKTADISHDIISYVVLTQTTIPGPAFSGGEKIYSNGSLLLHKVTQNNRGFYTLQTVTADARVELATGEFRVHEKLPKPNITINNSQPMEGEDSLALTCEPEIHYATYLWKIKNQTIPDGDRLKLSNNRTLTLFNVTRNDTGPYECETQNPVSASHSDPLILSISWLVAQPSLRATNTEPHSVAMTCLSGDPGISITWIFNSQTLQLTDRMQLSPDHRTLSIDPVRQEDAGEYQCEASNPASSTRSDRYRLAVISEERTPGLPLWAVAGIVTGVLVGVALVAALGCFLLHTRTGRAGVQQGLRDHRTPASTASQGPSDSSTSLAPVSGHKTAVPIYQELINPDLDIYCRVEHTAIGGS; this is encoded by the exons ATGCAGCCCCCCTCAGCCTGTCCCTGCAGAGGGGGCATCCCCTGGCAGGGGGTCCTGCTGGCAG TCTCACTGTTAACCTTCTGGAACCCACACCCCACGGCCCCGCTCACTATTGAACCAGTGCCTTTCGATGCTGCTGAAGGGAGAGACGTTCTTCTCCTCATCCACAATGCATCACAGAATACCATAGGCTACAACTGGTTCAAAGGAAAAACCGCAGACATCAGCCACGATATTATATCATATGTGGTACTCACACAGACGACTATCCCAGGGCCTGCATTCAGTGGTGGAGAGAAAATATACTCCAATGGATCCCTGCTGTTACATAAAGTGACACAGAACAACAGAGGATTCTACACCCTGCAAACTGTAACTGCCGATGCTAGAGTTGAATTAGCAACTGGAGAGTTCCGTGTACATG AGAAATTACCCAAACCCAACATCACAATCAACAACTCCCAACCCATGGAGGGTGAGGACTCTCTAGCATTAACGTGTGAACCTGAGATTCATTATGCAACCTACCTTTGGAAGATAAAAAATCAGACCATACCAGATGGTGACAGGCTGAAGCTGTCCAACAACAGGACTCTCACTTTATTCAATGTCACAAGGAATGACACAGGACCCTATGAGTGTGAAACCCAGAACCCAGTGAGTGCCAGCCACAGTGACCCACTCATCCTGAGTATTTCCT GGCTTGTGGCCCAGCCCTCCCTCAGAGCCACCAACACAGAACCACACTCTGTGGCCATGACCTGCCTCTCAGGTGACCCTGGAATCTCCATCACGTGGATCTTCAATAGCCAGACTCTGCAGCTCACAGACAGGATGCAGCTGTCCCCGGACCACAGGACCCTCAGCATAGACCCCGTCAGACAGGAGGATGCCGGGGAGTATCAGTGTGAGGCCTCCAACCCCGCCAGTTCCACCAGGAGTGACCGCTACAGACTGGCTGTGATCT cAGAAGAGAGGACCCCAGGCCTCCCTCTGTGGGCCGTCGCTGGCATCGTGACTGGGGTCCTGGTCGGGGTGGCTCTGGTGGCCGCTCTGGGGTGTTTCCTGCTCCACACAAGAACTGGAAG GGCTGGTGTCCAGCAAGGCCTCAGAGACCACCGCACCCCAGCATCAACAGCCA GCCAAGGTCCCTCTGACAGCTCCACCTCCCTG GCTCCTGTTTCTGGCCACAAAACTGCCGTTCCCATCTACCAG gaATTAATAAACCCTGACCTGGACATCTACTGCCGGGTCGAACACACAGCCATTGGAGGTTCCTAG
- the LOC144370804 gene encoding cell adhesion molecule CEACAM21-like isoform X1, with amino-acid sequence MQPPSACPCRGGIPWQGVLLAVSLLTFWNPHPTAPLTIEPVPFDAAEGRDVLLLIHNASQNTIGYNWFKGKTADISHDIISYVVLTQTTIPGPAFSGGEKIYSNGSLLLHKVTQNNRGFYTLQTVTADARVELATGEFRVHGLVAQPSLRATNTEPHSVAMTCLSGDPGISITWIFNSQTLQLTDRMQLSPDHRTLSIDPVRQEDAGEYQCEASNPASSTRSDRYRLAVISEERTPGLPLWAVAGIVTGVLVGVALVAALGCFLLHTRTGRAGVQQGLRDHRTPASTASECPFSLQVAGSPRPAPQCHSCSQHSLGQVLPLGRRSPVIKHSGQGTHLASLLASSHLLRLPGSRTANRDTGSLPGHVVSSDPLKAEDPISSCCRGPGLTTPSFNSVSVPGQGPSDSSTSLAPVSGHKTAVPIYQELINPDLDIYCRVEHTAIGGS; translated from the exons ATGCAGCCCCCCTCAGCCTGTCCCTGCAGAGGGGGCATCCCCTGGCAGGGGGTCCTGCTGGCAG TCTCACTGTTAACCTTCTGGAACCCACACCCCACGGCCCCGCTCACTATTGAACCAGTGCCTTTCGATGCTGCTGAAGGGAGAGACGTTCTTCTCCTCATCCACAATGCATCACAGAATACCATAGGCTACAACTGGTTCAAAGGAAAAACCGCAGACATCAGCCACGATATTATATCATATGTGGTACTCACACAGACGACTATCCCAGGGCCTGCATTCAGTGGTGGAGAGAAAATATACTCCAATGGATCCCTGCTGTTACATAAAGTGACACAGAACAACAGAGGATTCTACACCCTGCAAACTGTAACTGCCGATGCTAGAGTTGAATTAGCAACTGGAGAGTTCCGTGTACATG GGCTTGTGGCCCAGCCCTCCCTCAGAGCCACCAACACAGAACCACACTCTGTGGCCATGACCTGCCTCTCAGGTGACCCTGGAATCTCCATCACGTGGATCTTCAATAGCCAGACTCTGCAGCTCACAGACAGGATGCAGCTGTCCCCGGACCACAGGACCCTCAGCATAGACCCCGTCAGACAGGAGGATGCCGGGGAGTATCAGTGTGAGGCCTCCAACCCCGCCAGTTCCACCAGGAGTGACCGCTACAGACTGGCTGTGATCT cAGAAGAGAGGACCCCAGGCCTCCCTCTGTGGGCCGTCGCTGGCATCGTGACTGGGGTCCTGGTCGGGGTGGCTCTGGTGGCCGCTCTGGGGTGTTTCCTGCTCCACACAAGAACTGGAAG GGCTGGTGTCCAGCAAGGCCTCAGAGACCACCGCACCCCAGCATCAACAGCCAGTGAGTGCCCCTTCAGCCTGCAGGTGGCTGGGAGCCCTAGGCCTGCCCCACAGTGTCACTCTTGCAGTCAACACTCCTTAGGTCAAGTCCTTCCCCTGGGCCGCAGGAGCCCTGTCATCAAACACTCAGGTCAGGGGACCCACCTGGCCTCACTTTTGGCATCTAGTCACCTCCTTAGGCTCCCTGGCTCCCGGACCGCTAACAGGGACACAGGGTCTCTGCCAGGACATGTTGTGTCCTCTGACCCTCTGAAAGCTGAGGACCCCATCTCCTCCTGCTGCAGGGGCCCAGGCCTCACCACACCCTCCTTTAACTCTGTCTCTGTTCCAGGCCAAGGTCCCTCTGACAGCTCCACCTCCCTG GCTCCTGTTTCTGGCCACAAAACTGCCGTTCCCATCTACCAG gaATTAATAAACCCTGACCTGGACATCTACTGCCGGGTCGAACACACAGCCATTGGAGGTTCCTAG